One segment of Ureibacillus thermophilus DNA contains the following:
- a CDS encoding DinB family protein — protein sequence MYRKIDDFIKEWKQNCAGTIAIMESITEEKKHFSIVEGHNSLESLSWHLTTAPSYFFGLMGQQLNVKLNPSVPPKTMKEIIDEYKKVSEEVVNAAKNLNDESLENEVDMLGNPTPIGALLRTLVDHQTHHRAQMQVLLRQAGLPVPGVMGPTKEQSNA from the coding sequence ATGTATCGAAAAATAGATGACTTCATAAAAGAATGGAAACAAAATTGTGCTGGTACAATCGCTATTATGGAATCAATTACAGAAGAAAAAAAACATTTTTCTATCGTTGAAGGCCACAATTCCCTAGAATCCCTTAGTTGGCACTTAACAACTGCTCCTTCATATTTTTTCGGACTTATGGGGCAGCAGCTAAATGTAAAGTTGAATCCATCTGTACCTCCGAAAACAATGAAGGAAATCATCGACGAGTATAAAAAAGTAAGTGAAGAAGTCGTAAACGCTGCAAAAAATTTAAATGATGAATCGTTGGAAAATGAAGTGGATATGCTCGGAAATCCAACTCCAATCGGCGCATTACTTCGCACCCTTGTTGATCATCAAACCCATCACCGTGCACAAATGCAAGTGCTGTTAAGACAAGCTGGTTTGCCTGTTCCAGGTGTAATGGGCCCAACAAAGGAACAATCCAACGCCTAA
- the dusB gene encoding tRNA dihydrouridine synthase DusB, whose product MSNEKKPFQIGNIAMANRVVLAPMAGISNVAFRLTVKEFGAGLVYAEMISDKGLITRNKKTLEMLYIDEREKPIALQIFGGEKETLVEAAKFVDQYTNADIIDINMGCPVNKVIKCEAGAKWLLDPNKVYEMVAAVVDAVKKPVTVKMRIGWDDEHILAVENAQAIERAGGSAVAVHGRTRVQMYEGKANWDVIRQVKENVNISVIGNGDVETPQDAKRMLDETGVDAVMIGRAALGNPWMIYRTVQYLETGELKPEPSVQEKIDVCLLHFERLIQLKGEYVAVREMRKHAAWYLKGIRGNGNIRNAINQVETAEELRTILLGVVEQKEEQPEPEIQLV is encoded by the coding sequence ATGTCGAATGAAAAAAAGCCGTTTCAAATTGGGAATATCGCGATGGCAAATCGTGTAGTGCTGGCTCCTATGGCGGGGATAAGCAACGTAGCGTTCCGCTTAACGGTAAAAGAATTCGGAGCGGGGCTTGTGTATGCTGAAATGATCAGCGATAAAGGATTAATCACCCGAAATAAGAAAACGCTGGAGATGCTTTATATCGACGAAAGAGAAAAGCCGATTGCATTGCAAATTTTCGGTGGTGAAAAGGAAACCCTTGTGGAAGCGGCAAAATTTGTAGACCAATATACTAATGCGGATATAATTGATATCAATATGGGCTGCCCTGTCAATAAGGTCATTAAATGTGAAGCGGGAGCAAAGTGGCTACTTGACCCAAATAAAGTCTATGAAATGGTGGCAGCCGTTGTCGATGCCGTGAAAAAACCGGTTACCGTAAAAATGCGCATTGGCTGGGATGATGAGCACATTCTTGCGGTTGAAAATGCGCAAGCCATTGAAAGAGCGGGCGGCAGCGCTGTCGCTGTACACGGTCGTACAAGAGTTCAAATGTATGAAGGAAAAGCCAATTGGGATGTTATTCGCCAAGTGAAGGAAAATGTAAACATTTCGGTGATTGGAAACGGTGATGTGGAAACGCCGCAAGATGCAAAACGGATGTTGGATGAAACAGGTGTCGATGCCGTGATGATTGGCCGTGCTGCATTAGGAAATCCATGGATGATTTATCGGACAGTCCAATATCTTGAAACCGGCGAATTGAAGCCGGAGCCGTCCGTTCAAGAAAAGATCGATGTTTGTTTATTGCACTTTGAACGTCTCATCCAATTAAAAGGAGAATATGTGGCTGTACGTGAAATGCGTAAACATGCAGCATGGTATTTAAAAGGGATTCGAGGCAATGGCAATATTCGCAATGCGATTAATCAAGTGGAAACAGCAGAAGAATTGCGCACCATTTTACTTGGCGTTGTAGAACAAAAGGAAGAACAGCCGGAACCGGAGATTCAATTGGTATAA